A stretch of the Candidatus Omnitrophota bacterium genome encodes the following:
- a CDS encoding dihydroorotate dehydrogenase, translating into MSTQPSLCTEIFGCTLKNPLILASGILGTTRDILKRVFSEGAGAATIKSISVNPRKGHNNPTVLNFGPGCINAVGYSNPGVKKAVEEYSDLSGVGGPVIGSLIGSNIEEFAQMAAAFDPLGFAALEIPVSCPHTPGFGKMARQDDPDTIREIVKAVCAHTSKPVFIKLPAAANNMVELALAAKEAGAYGLTAVNTVGPGMLINIETGRPYLGFGIGGISGPALKPLAIAATYQLSKEVGLPIIGTGGVSTGADAIEMIMAGATAVGVGTAVLSGGPSAFAQIAGEMTQILAEKGVSSLKDVRGLAHGE; encoded by the coding sequence GTGAGCACCCAACCCAGTCTTTGCACTGAAATTTTCGGCTGTACCCTGAAAAACCCGTTGATCCTCGCTTCGGGGATACTCGGGACTACGCGGGATATTTTGAAGCGCGTATTTTCCGAGGGCGCCGGGGCTGCCACCATCAAATCCATCAGCGTGAATCCGCGCAAGGGCCATAACAATCCCACGGTTCTCAATTTCGGTCCGGGTTGTATTAATGCGGTGGGCTATTCCAATCCCGGCGTGAAGAAGGCCGTGGAGGAATACAGTGATTTGAGCGGGGTCGGCGGTCCGGTGATCGGTTCTCTGATCGGCTCCAATATCGAGGAGTTTGCGCAGATGGCCGCAGCCTTTGATCCGCTCGGCTTTGCCGCCTTGGAGATTCCGGTCTCGTGTCCTCACACCCCCGGTTTCGGCAAAATGGCCAGACAGGATGACCCGGATACGATCCGGGAAATCGTGAAGGCTGTTTGCGCACACACTTCCAAGCCGGTTTTTATCAAACTCCCGGCTGCAGCCAACAACATGGTGGAATTGGCCCTGGCAGCCAAAGAGGCGGGAGCCTATGGACTCACCGCCGTCAACACCGTGGGCCCGGGAATGTTGATCAATATCGAGACCGGGCGTCCGTATCTGGGCTTTGGCATTGGCGGGATCAGCGGGCCGGCGCTGAAGCCCTTGGCCATTGCCGCGACCTACCAGCTTTCCAAGGAGGTGGGACTTCCCATCATCGGCACCGGGGGCGTGAGTACGGGCGCGGATGCCATCGAGATGATTATGGCCGGAGCAACCGCTGTGGGCGTGGGGACGGCAGTGCTGTCCGGAGGGCCTTCGGCCTTTGCGCAGATTGCCGGAGAAATGACTCAAATTTTGGCCGAAAAGGGAGTTTCTTCACTAAAGGATGTCAGAGGGCTGGCGCATGGGGAATGA
- a CDS encoding aminotransferase class I/II-fold pyridoxal phosphate-dependent enzyme codes for MTDSDPDIVNFTPSAESLLAVDLPAMASARMHRLPPYLFGKINALKAKLRRDGVDIIDLGMGNPNDPTPQVIVDKLCEAAALKRNQRYSVSQGIFNLRRDLAQFYERHWGVGLNPESEVIATIGSKEGFSHLCLATLGPGDVALTPTPTFPIHIYCPVIAGANVIGVTMNGGEEALLKSISDTCRTVSPKPKIVILNFPHNPTARTVELGFFEEIVKLAKQHKFYVVQDFAYGLTTFDGYQAPSFLQAKGAKDVGVECMTLSKGFNMAGWRIGFVVGNPDMVKLLGAIKGYYDYGIFQAIQIASVIALRHCDEDMRKQAKIYENRRDCLLEGLIRAGWRVEKPRASMFVWARIPEPYREMGSIEFAMQCLAKAEVATAPGRGFGEDGEGYLRIALTENEARLRQAVRQIRRAFPTE; via the coding sequence ATGACGGATTCAGACCCAGACATTGTGAATTTCACCCCTTCAGCGGAATCTCTGCTGGCTGTGGATTTGCCGGCCATGGCGTCCGCGCGCATGCACCGGTTGCCGCCCTATCTATTCGGGAAGATCAATGCGCTCAAGGCCAAATTGCGGCGGGACGGGGTGGATATCATTGACCTGGGAATGGGCAACCCCAATGACCCGACACCCCAGGTTATTGTGGACAAGCTCTGCGAGGCGGCTGCCCTGAAGCGCAACCAGCGCTATTCTGTGTCCCAAGGGATTTTCAATCTTCGCCGGGACCTGGCCCAGTTTTACGAGAGGCATTGGGGTGTGGGCCTGAATCCCGAGTCTGAAGTCATTGCCACCATCGGCTCCAAAGAGGGCTTCAGCCATTTATGTTTGGCCACCTTGGGCCCGGGGGATGTGGCGCTCACGCCGACCCCGACCTTTCCCATCCATATTTATTGCCCGGTCATTGCCGGAGCCAATGTGATTGGCGTAACCATGAACGGCGGTGAAGAGGCCCTGCTAAAAAGTATCTCAGACACCTGCCGCACGGTTTCGCCCAAACCCAAAATCGTGATTCTCAACTTCCCTCACAATCCAACTGCCCGCACCGTAGAGCTCGGTTTTTTTGAGGAGATCGTCAAGCTGGCCAAACAGCACAAGTTTTACGTGGTGCAGGACTTTGCTTATGGGCTGACGACCTTTGACGGCTACCAGGCGCCCAGCTTTTTGCAGGCCAAAGGCGCCAAGGACGTCGGGGTCGAGTGCATGACGCTTTCCAAGGGCTTTAATATGGCGGGCTGGCGAATTGGTTTTGTGGTGGGCAACCCGGATATGGTCAAGCTGCTGGGCGCGATCAAGGGCTACTACGATTACGGAATTTTCCAGGCCATTCAGATTGCTTCAGTCATTGCCCTGCGGCATTGCGACGAAGATATGAGAAAGCAAGCCAAGATTTATGAGAACCGCCGGGATTGCCTGCTCGAAGGTCTGATCCGCGCGGGCTGGCGCGTGGAAAAGCCGCGCGCGAGTATGTTTGTCTGGGCCCGGATTCCGGAGCCCTATCGCGAGATGGGCTCGATTGAGTTTGCCATGCAGTGCCTGGCCAAAGCCGAAGTGGCTACAGCGCCGGGCAGGGGATTTGGCGAAGACGGGGAAGGCTACCTCCGCATTGCCCTCACTGAAAACGAGGCTCGCCTGCGCCAGGCTGTGCGCCAGATCCGGCGCGCCTTTCCCACCGAATAA
- a CDS encoding dihydroorotate dehydrogenase electron transfer subunit, whose protein sequence is MGNDLPKIVKVRRAFAENADTTTLHLDYRKEYVPGQFLMIWLPGINEKPFTVAGHDKEGLLITVRKRGEFTQRLAGLQAGELVGVRGPYGQGFSLEPESVIVAGGVGFADVAPLADRFPDAPVLYGENTAQSRLYTERFPQVNFYTVDGTAGVKGFPTDGLEAAVKKTRAKLICACGPEKFLVLVAKAARALGVECELAMERYMKCGMGICGQCACGTVRVCAEGPVFNARELLQNPDFGKRRLMSSGEWENA, encoded by the coding sequence ATGGGGAATGATCTGCCGAAGATAGTGAAGGTACGGCGTGCCTTTGCCGAGAACGCCGACACCACGACGCTCCATTTGGATTACCGGAAGGAATATGTGCCGGGCCAGTTCCTGATGATTTGGCTGCCCGGAATCAACGAAAAACCCTTTACTGTGGCCGGCCACGATAAAGAGGGACTCCTGATCACGGTGCGCAAGCGCGGGGAGTTTACCCAACGCCTCGCAGGCCTTCAAGCCGGGGAGCTTGTGGGAGTGCGCGGGCCCTACGGGCAGGGCTTCAGCTTGGAGCCCGAGAGCGTGATTGTGGCGGGCGGAGTGGGCTTTGCCGACGTGGCCCCCTTGGCAGACCGTTTTCCCGATGCCCCCGTGCTTTACGGCGAGAACACCGCACAGAGCCGTCTCTATACAGAGCGTTTTCCCCAGGTCAATTTTTACACAGTGGACGGCACGGCAGGCGTGAAAGGCTTCCCCACGGACGGGTTGGAGGCTGCGGTCAAGAAGACGCGCGCCAAGCTCATCTGCGCGTGCGGCCCGGAGAAGTTCCTTGTCTTAGTCGCGAAAGCGGCGCGGGCGCTTGGGGTGGAATGCGAATTAGCCATGGAACGCTATATGAAGTGCGGCATGGGGATCTGCGGCCAGTGCGCTTGCGGCACAGTCCGCGTTTGTGCGGAAGGCCCGGTGTTCAATGCAAGAGAACTGCTGCAGAATCCCGACTTCGGCAAGCGGCGTCTGATGTCCTCAGGTGAATGGGAGAACGCTTAG